Proteins found in one Microbacterium sp. SSM24 genomic segment:
- a CDS encoding NAD-dependent epimerase/dehydratase family protein gives MTDVLILGGTGWLSGRVAERWADAGASVTCLARGGRDAPYGTTLVTGDRDEPGAYAALAGREWDEIIDISSNPVHVAAAVEALEERTKHWTYVSTASVYAANDASGADESAELLEPLGLDDEPDYGRAKAAAEASVRSALGHRAAIVRPGLIVGPGDPTDRFGYWVGRFALAGAEDVLVPDGTDRGAQVIDVDDLADFIVAVGRARWTGVANAVGDPVPLDRMLRHAAEVAEHTGTLRPADDAWLEAHDVAYWMGPRSLPLWLPADLPGFWTRSNAVYRLLGGSLRPLRETLARTLADERERGLDRDRRSGLARPDEVALLAQLRGRTA, from the coding sequence ATGACCGACGTCCTGATCCTCGGCGGCACCGGCTGGCTGAGCGGCCGCGTGGCCGAACGGTGGGCGGATGCCGGAGCATCCGTGACCTGCCTCGCGCGCGGCGGCCGCGACGCACCGTACGGCACGACCCTCGTGACGGGTGACCGCGACGAGCCAGGCGCCTACGCAGCGCTGGCCGGGCGCGAGTGGGACGAGATCATCGACATCTCCTCGAACCCCGTGCATGTCGCGGCCGCGGTCGAAGCGCTGGAGGAGCGGACCAAGCACTGGACGTACGTCTCGACCGCGTCGGTCTACGCCGCGAACGACGCGTCCGGCGCCGACGAATCGGCGGAGCTGCTGGAGCCGCTCGGCCTGGACGACGAGCCGGACTACGGTCGCGCGAAGGCTGCGGCCGAGGCATCCGTCCGCTCCGCGCTCGGGCATCGTGCGGCGATCGTGCGACCGGGACTCATCGTCGGGCCCGGCGACCCCACCGACCGGTTCGGCTACTGGGTCGGGCGATTCGCGCTCGCCGGCGCCGAGGACGTGCTGGTTCCCGACGGCACGGACCGCGGCGCGCAGGTGATCGATGTGGACGACCTCGCCGACTTCATCGTCGCGGTCGGACGCGCGCGCTGGACCGGCGTCGCGAACGCCGTCGGCGATCCCGTGCCGCTGGATCGGATGCTGCGCCACGCGGCCGAGGTCGCCGAGCACACCGGAACGCTGCGGCCGGCCGACGACGCGTGGCTCGAGGCGCATGACGTCGCGTACTGGATGGGCCCGCGATCGCTGCCGCTCTGGCTCCCCGCGGACCTGCCGGGATTCTGGACCCGCTCCAACGCCGTGTACCGTCTGCTCGGCGGCAGCCTCCGGCCGCTCCGCGAGACCCTCGCCCGCACCCTCGCCGATGAGCGCGAGCGCGGCCTCGACCGTGACCGCCGATCGGGCCTGGCGCGTCCCGACGAAGTCGCGCTGCTGGCACAGCTGCGCGGACGCACCGCGTAA